Proteins co-encoded in one Psychromonas sp. L1A2 genomic window:
- a CDS encoding BCCT family transporter: MKFKSNKYSIESTDYQVGQDNINKWGFDVHNTVFTVSVGLSIIFIVSLLMLDPAVAKAGIDSIKGAVLSNFDFLFMWGANALLLFAVVIAFSPLGKIRLGGDNANTDYSTMSWISMLFAAGMGIGLIFWGVAEPTAFFTNWYGTPLNVEAFTPEARELALGATAFHWGLHAWAIYGMTALCLAYFVYNKGLPLSMRSVFYPILGDRVWGITGDIIDIMTVLVTLFGLATSLGLGGTQAASGISHVFGFENSLYLQQAIIVLIMGLAILSVTRGMDGGVKLLSNLNMVIAFVFLGLIAALNFTTVLDSLATAVVGYVKNIIPLSQSSGRDDTAWLHGWTVFYWAWWVAYAPFFGMFVARISKGRTIREFLVCVLVIPTVVTTLWMSVFGGVAIEQIIDNIGLLGAEQGISDVSLSLFYMLDAYPIGDILSVIAVVLIVVFFVTTLDSGSIVIDSMTAGGKLEVPMKQKIVWAVISGVIAMVMLWIGGTQSIQALQSITIIAALPFTIILLLGCVSLVKGLLTEVEKPKSVIK, from the coding sequence ATGAAATTTAAATCGAACAAATACAGTATTGAATCCACCGATTATCAAGTTGGTCAGGATAACATCAATAAATGGGGCTTTGATGTCCATAACACCGTTTTTACGGTTTCCGTAGGCTTATCAATTATTTTTATCGTCTCATTATTAATGCTAGATCCTGCCGTCGCAAAAGCGGGCATTGATTCAATTAAAGGGGCAGTACTCTCTAATTTTGACTTCCTATTTATGTGGGGAGCAAACGCTTTATTGTTGTTTGCTGTTGTCATCGCATTTTCACCTTTAGGTAAAATTAGACTAGGTGGTGATAACGCCAATACTGACTATTCAACAATGTCATGGATTTCAATGTTATTTGCTGCCGGCATGGGCATTGGGTTAATTTTCTGGGGAGTGGCAGAGCCTACCGCATTCTTCACTAACTGGTATGGTACTCCGTTAAACGTTGAAGCCTTTACACCAGAAGCTCGTGAACTTGCATTAGGTGCAACGGCTTTCCATTGGGGGCTACACGCTTGGGCTATCTACGGTATGACTGCACTTTGTTTAGCTTATTTTGTGTATAACAAGGGCTTACCACTCTCAATGCGTTCTGTTTTTTACCCTATTCTAGGTGATAGAGTGTGGGGAATAACCGGTGATATTATTGATATCATGACAGTATTAGTGACCTTATTTGGTTTAGCAACATCACTTGGTTTAGGTGGAACACAAGCCGCCAGCGGTATTAGCCATGTGTTTGGTTTCGAAAACAGTCTTTATCTTCAGCAGGCCATTATTGTATTAATTATGGGCTTAGCTATTCTGTCTGTCACGCGTGGCATGGATGGCGGGGTTAAGTTATTAAGTAATCTCAATATGGTTATTGCTTTTGTATTCCTTGGGTTAATTGCTGCATTGAATTTCACAACCGTATTAGATTCTTTGGCTACGGCTGTGGTTGGTTATGTGAAAAATATTATTCCTTTAAGTCAATCTTCGGGCCGTGATGATACAGCATGGTTGCATGGATGGACTGTATTTTATTGGGCGTGGTGGGTTGCTTATGCGCCTTTCTTTGGGATGTTTGTTGCACGTATTTCTAAAGGACGTACGATCCGAGAGTTCCTTGTTTGCGTGTTGGTTATTCCTACGGTAGTAACAACGCTTTGGATGTCAGTATTTGGTGGCGTAGCGATTGAGCAAATCATTGATAATATTGGTTTACTAGGTGCAGAACAAGGTATTAGCGATGTATCGCTAAGCCTCTTTTATATGTTAGACGCTTACCCGATTGGTGATATTTTATCAGTGATCGCAGTGGTACTGATTGTTGTTTTCTTTGTGACAACTCTAGACTCTGGTTCTATCGTTATCGATAGCATGACAGCAGGTGGTAAGTTAGAAGTACCAATGAAACAGAAAATAGTCTGGGCTGTTATCTCTGGCGTGATCGCCATGGTGATGTTGTGGATTGGTGGAACCCAGTCTATTCAAGCACTGCAATCAATTACTATCATCGCAGCACTGCCTTTTACTATCATTTTACTGCTTGGTTGCGTTAGCTTGGTGAAAGGGTTACTAACTGAAGTAGAAAAACCAAAATCAGTGATTAAATAA
- the ushA gene encoding bifunctional UDP-sugar hydrolase/5'-nucleotidase UshA gives MLNKKVNGITCALLAAGILSGCNSDSTDSTDIEVQEKVTFTILHTNDNHGRFWQNDDGEYGMAARKTLIDTIRAEVEAEGGVALVLSGGDVNTGVPESDLQDAVPDFIGMNRIAYDAMAVGNHEFDNPLQTLEMQRDLANFPMLSANIYNADNSRYFDAYKTFDINGVSLALIGFTTDDTAKLSNPEFIGDLVFTDPQIEAPTVISEIEADGGADIIMAVTHMGHYANAANGSNAPGDVALARSLEEGQLDAIIGGHSQNPVCMEPGDNTAYADFTPGDDCVPDQQNGTYIMQAHEWGKYVGRADFTFENGELTLDSYALIPVNLKEEVIVLDENGEPELDDDGEAITELVFIQDEITKDPELLATLQFYQDQGSASLDETLATLTGGPLNGERADVRSKQTNMGRLIAIAQSENVNADFGVMNSGGVRASIAEGDITYRDVLTVQPFGNTVTLATMTGTEVKEYLSTVATFTQGAGAYAQITDVNMTVDCTAGSVDIISIGNKDFSETDEYTFSIPSFNAAGGDGYPELEVIDGGTVDADALQAFFVEQGSIVATDYDPIGDIIYANSTSSEGCVAE, from the coding sequence ATGTTAAACAAAAAAGTAAACGGTATTACTTGTGCCTTACTAGCAGCAGGCATTTTATCTGGATGTAATAGTGATAGCACTGACAGTACGGACATAGAAGTCCAAGAAAAAGTAACATTTACGATATTACACACTAATGATAACCACGGTCGTTTTTGGCAAAATGATGACGGTGAGTACGGTATGGCAGCCCGTAAAACGTTAATCGATACAATCCGTGCAGAAGTAGAAGCGGAAGGTGGTGTTGCATTAGTATTATCAGGTGGCGACGTTAATACAGGTGTACCAGAATCTGACTTACAAGATGCTGTACCTGATTTTATTGGTATGAATAGAATTGCATACGATGCGATGGCTGTCGGTAACCATGAATTTGATAATCCACTTCAAACATTAGAAATGCAAAGAGATTTAGCTAATTTCCCAATGCTTTCGGCGAATATTTATAATGCAGATAATAGTCGTTATTTTGATGCTTATAAAACCTTTGATATCAATGGCGTTAGCTTAGCATTAATTGGCTTCACAACAGATGACACAGCAAAACTATCAAACCCAGAATTTATTGGGGATCTAGTCTTTACTGACCCACAAATAGAAGCGCCTACTGTCATTTCAGAGATCGAGGCGGACGGTGGTGCTGATATTATTATGGCTGTGACCCATATGGGTCATTACGCTAATGCTGCTAATGGTAGTAACGCACCGGGCGATGTTGCTTTAGCGCGTTCTTTGGAAGAAGGTCAACTAGATGCAATCATCGGTGGTCATTCTCAAAACCCTGTCTGTATGGAACCTGGTGATAATACTGCTTACGCTGACTTTACCCCTGGTGATGATTGTGTACCTGATCAACAAAATGGCACTTACATCATGCAAGCACATGAATGGGGTAAATACGTAGGTCGTGCTGACTTCACATTCGAAAATGGAGAATTAACATTAGATAGCTATGCATTGATTCCAGTTAATTTAAAAGAAGAAGTCATAGTACTTGATGAAAATGGTGAACCTGAACTTGATGATGACGGTGAAGCAATAACTGAACTAGTATTTATTCAAGATGAAATTACAAAAGATCCTGAATTATTAGCAACATTACAGTTTTATCAAGATCAAGGTTCAGCAAGTTTAGATGAAACATTAGCAACATTAACTGGCGGCCCCCTGAATGGTGAGCGAGCTGATGTGCGTAGCAAGCAAACTAACATGGGTCGTTTAATTGCGATTGCTCAAAGTGAAAACGTCAATGCTGATTTTGGTGTGATGAACTCAGGTGGTGTACGTGCGTCTATTGCAGAAGGTGATATTACTTACCGTGACGTATTAACCGTGCAACCTTTTGGTAATACAGTGACATTAGCAACGATGACCGGTACAGAAGTTAAAGAGTACTTAAGTACTGTCGCAACGTTCACACAAGGTGCAGGTGCATATGCTCAAATCACCGATGTTAACATGACAGTCGACTGTACTGCTGGTTCAGTAGATATCATTAGTATTGGTAACAAAGACTTCTCTGAAACAGATGAATACACTTTCTCTATCCCAAGCTTTAACGCGGCAGGTGGTGACGGTTACCCTGAACTAGAAGTGATTGATGGCGGTACGGTTGATGCAGATGCTTTACAAGCATTCTTTGTAGAACAAGGTAGCATTGTAGCAACTGACTATGATCCGATTGGTGATATTATTTACGCTAACTCTACAAGCTCTGAGGGTTGTGTTGCAGAGTAA
- a CDS encoding TAXI family TRAP transporter solute-binding subunit codes for MFIKKLAMAAAVGATLMTTSAFAETKHVVIGTGGQTGVYYQVGGAICRLVNRGTAEHEINCTHKTGGSVTNINGLKSGDLDMGVAQSDWQFHAYNGTAPDQFPDGAFTELRAVFSVHAEPFTVVARSDSGIKTFDDLKGKKVNVGNPGSGSRGTMEVLMAKMGWEMSDFAVASELKSSEQAAALCDGKVDAIIFTAGHPNGSIKEATTSCDAILIPVNNAVAKKLAADNPYYAMTSIPAGMYNGTDTDTVTFGVAATFVSSTKTDEETVYQMVKAVFENFKRFKKMHPAFAYLKESDMITKNLSAPLHDGAVRYYKEKGWM; via the coding sequence ATGTTTATTAAAAAATTAGCTATGGCGGCTGCTGTAGGCGCAACGTTAATGACAACATCTGCTTTTGCAGAAACTAAGCACGTTGTTATCGGTACTGGTGGTCAAACTGGTGTTTATTATCAGGTTGGTGGTGCTATTTGTCGTCTAGTTAACAGAGGTACAGCTGAGCATGAAATCAATTGTACACATAAAACAGGTGGTTCAGTTACTAACATCAATGGCCTTAAATCTGGTGATCTAGATATGGGTGTTGCTCAATCAGATTGGCAGTTCCATGCTTACAATGGTACAGCGCCAGACCAGTTCCCTGATGGTGCATTTACAGAATTACGTGCTGTTTTCTCAGTACATGCAGAACCATTTACGGTAGTTGCTCGTAGTGATTCAGGCATTAAGACCTTTGATGATCTAAAAGGTAAAAAAGTAAACGTTGGTAACCCAGGTTCTGGCTCACGTGGCACAATGGAAGTATTAATGGCTAAGATGGGTTGGGAAATGAGTGACTTTGCAGTTGCTTCAGAACTTAAATCATCAGAGCAAGCTGCCGCTTTATGTGACGGAAAAGTAGATGCAATTATCTTCACTGCTGGTCACCCTAACGGTTCAATTAAAGAAGCAACAACGTCTTGTGATGCTATCTTAATTCCTGTTAATAATGCAGTGGCTAAAAAATTAGCAGCTGATAACCCATATTACGCAATGACTAGTATTCCTGCTGGCATGTACAACGGTACAGATACAGATACGGTTACTTTTGGTGTTGCTGCAACGTTTGTTAGCTCAACTAAAACGGATGAAGAAACTGTTTACCAAATGGTTAAAGCAGTATTTGAAAACTTTAAGCGTTTCAAAAAGATGCACCCTGCATTTGCATACTTAAAAGAGAGCGATATGATTACTAAAAATCTATCAGCACCTCTTCATGACGGTGCAGTTCGTTACTACAAAGAAAAAGGCTGGATGTAA
- a CDS encoding DUF6436 domain-containing protein → MQDSNSKITHFHYMVFIIWLVFTVIAAIYFISSRLVSYDPEEKLTGQNSVFVMQELRKIAQLNNVDLSDTIIHFTSDHCACTQYSEAHKKEINEQAGLTGFKVINVNLPAKLSTIIPSTPSIMIVSDTQDLLYLGPYSIGLACTESNGYVETVMKNYGKGYRSDLILSDASGCYCNL, encoded by the coding sequence TTGCAAGATTCAAATAGTAAAATCACGCATTTTCACTATATGGTTTTTATTATTTGGCTTGTTTTTACTGTCATTGCGGCTATTTATTTCATTAGTAGCCGTTTAGTCAGTTATGATCCAGAAGAAAAGCTAACCGGTCAAAACAGTGTTTTTGTAATGCAGGAGTTGAGAAAAATAGCGCAACTTAACAATGTCGATCTAAGTGATACGATCATTCATTTCACTAGTGACCATTGTGCTTGCACACAATATTCTGAAGCACATAAAAAAGAGATTAATGAACAAGCGGGGTTAACGGGTTTTAAGGTTATTAACGTTAACTTACCTGCAAAACTATCAACTATTATCCCTTCGACACCTTCCATAATGATTGTGAGTGATACACAAGATTTACTCTATTTGGGCCCTTATTCAATTGGTCTAGCTTGTACTGAGTCTAATGGTTATGTTGAAACAGTGATGAAAAATTATGGCAAAGGTTATCGTTCGGATTTAATCTTAAGTGATGCATCGGGTTGTTATTGTAACTTGTGA
- a CDS encoding D-serine ammonia-lyase, whose translation MNTFNIKMLISKYPLLIELIELKEVSWFNPNITSLKVGLPYVGLGADDIKEASDRLDRFASYLSSAFPETAVKHGIIESDVVSIPKMKAKLEQDYTSLISGKLMLKKDSHLPISGSIKARGGIYEVLTHAEKLAIKAGLLKESDDYSKLSQNEFKEFFSQYRIAVGSTGNLGMSIGIMSAKLGFSVSVHMSADARQWKKDKLRAHGVNVVEYQQDYSIAVEQGRKEAESDTNCFFIDDENSQTLFLGYAVAGGRLKKQFDEINIEVDSQHPLFVYLPCGVGGGPGGVAFGLKMAFGDNVHCIFAEPTHSPCMLLGVHTGLQDTISVQDIGIDNITAADGLAVGRASGFVGRAMQRLLDGYYTISDQRMYRHLGDMNQLENIQLEPSALAGVIGPIIVTQNTQYKQRLGFDETKMKNATHLVWATGGGMVPKKEMVSYLAKSAL comes from the coding sequence ATGAATACATTTAATATAAAAATGCTGATTAGTAAGTACCCTTTGCTTATTGAATTGATTGAACTGAAAGAAGTAAGTTGGTTTAATCCAAACATTACCAGTTTAAAAGTGGGGTTACCTTATGTTGGGCTGGGTGCGGATGACATTAAAGAGGCAAGTGATCGGCTTGACCGGTTCGCTTCTTATTTATCTAGCGCATTTCCTGAAACAGCTGTGAAGCATGGCATTATCGAATCTGATGTTGTTAGCATTCCTAAAATGAAAGCAAAATTAGAGCAAGATTATACCTCGCTTATTTCTGGAAAATTAATGTTGAAAAAAGACAGTCACTTACCTATATCAGGATCAATTAAAGCGCGTGGTGGCATTTATGAAGTGCTCACTCATGCTGAAAAGTTAGCAATAAAAGCGGGATTATTAAAAGAGTCAGATGATTACAGTAAACTCAGTCAAAATGAGTTTAAAGAATTCTTCAGCCAATATCGCATTGCGGTAGGCTCGACAGGTAATCTAGGTATGTCTATCGGTATTATGAGCGCTAAATTAGGCTTTTCAGTGTCTGTCCATATGTCTGCTGATGCACGCCAATGGAAAAAAGATAAGCTTCGTGCTCATGGAGTAAATGTGGTGGAGTATCAACAAGATTACAGCATAGCGGTCGAACAAGGTCGTAAAGAAGCTGAAAGTGATACTAATTGCTTCTTCATTGATGATGAAAATTCACAAACACTTTTTCTTGGTTATGCTGTTGCTGGTGGGCGTTTAAAAAAACAGTTCGATGAGATAAATATTGAAGTTGATTCACAACATCCTTTATTCGTTTATCTACCTTGTGGTGTTGGCGGTGGGCCTGGTGGCGTCGCTTTTGGTTTGAAAATGGCTTTTGGCGATAATGTACATTGTATATTTGCTGAGCCAACACACTCACCTTGTATGCTGTTAGGTGTACATACTGGATTACAAGATACTATTTCAGTGCAAGATATTGGAATAGATAATATTACCGCTGCAGATGGACTGGCGGTAGGGCGTGCTTCTGGTTTTGTTGGCAGAGCAATGCAACGATTATTAGATGGTTATTACACTATTTCAGATCAGCGTATGTATCGTCACTTAGGTGATATGAACCAATTAGAGAATATTCAATTAGAGCCTTCAGCATTAGCTGGTGTGATTGGACCAATTATCGTCACCCAAAATACACAATATAAACAGCGTCTTGGTTTTGATGAAACCAAAATGAAAAATGCCACCCATCTTGTCTGGGCTACTGGCGGCGGTATGGTGCCGAAAAAAGAGATGGTATCGTATCTTGCAAAGTCTGCTTTATAG
- a CDS encoding TRAP transporter permease, whose protein sequence is MTEKTLMSDEELQDLVASTDTGGRNPSNKSIVKLITGVALAWSLFQIWIASPLPFTFGWGVFSSGEARSIHLGFAIFLAFLSYPAFKASSRNKIPMADWALAIIACLCALYPLIADSMIVDSLFGMRLSDRPSAPKPFDIGVAIVGMLTLLEATRRALGLPLMIVAMIFLGYTFLGPYAPELIAWKGSSFGGVMDHQWLFSEGVFGIALGVSTDLVFLFVLFGALLDRAGAGNYFIKVAFSLMGHLRGGPAKAAVVASGMTGLISGSSIANVVTTGTFTIPMMKRVGFSAEKAGAVEVASSVNGQIMPPVMGAAAFLMVEYVNIPYFDVVKHAFLPAIISYIALVYIVHLEAVKLNMQGLTREDTGKTAKDVLISWAMTLLPIIALAGGAFYLSELYEALATPAARVSSVLAVIAIQYFVFKKLKANTSKDKLAKTISTGAIVLGNMVIGAFGLFFLISILKSFIAPDFMFWTIAALVLVTYVVLAKISSAYPDLIMDDPNSPVLSLPEVGPTVKSGLHFLLPVVVLIWCLMIERKSPGLSAFYATALMLFILLTQRHLFAFFRKKSTSGMVKQGFNELVDGLITGAKNMIGIAIATAAAGIIVGAVSQTGIGLKLAALVEFLSMGHIMLMLLWTGILSLILGMGLPTTANYIVVSSLLAPVIVSLAQQNGLIVPLIAVHMFVFYFGIMADVTPPVGLASFAAAAVSGGDPIKTGFIAFFYSLRTALLPFLFIFNTDLLLMDVTFMEGIAVFIIATMAMLIFTAGTQGYFVAKSRLWESFALLIIAFTLFRPGFWLDYVIPPYDERPGTELVNVMSEVEPGTELRILVNGQNDVGDPVTLTMLMEVGEGTTGEERVENYGLELLPQSDGSIMVDGIGFDSTAEKVGFDFDQIIVDVGVPVVRPAKQWFFIPALLLLALIIRLQRRRRDKDGPALGNTDKGTSQTVSA, encoded by the coding sequence ATGACTGAAAAAACGTTAATGAGCGATGAGGAACTGCAAGACCTTGTTGCTTCTACCGACACGGGTGGGCGAAATCCAAGCAATAAATCAATAGTAAAACTGATAACTGGTGTTGCACTAGCTTGGTCATTATTTCAGATCTGGATAGCCTCTCCTTTACCTTTTACATTTGGTTGGGGTGTGTTTTCAAGTGGTGAAGCAAGATCGATTCATTTAGGCTTTGCTATCTTCTTAGCTTTTCTTTCGTACCCAGCATTTAAAGCCTCTTCAAGAAACAAAATACCCATGGCCGATTGGGCGTTAGCGATTATTGCCTGTCTTTGTGCGCTTTATCCACTGATTGCTGACTCAATGATTGTTGATAGCTTATTTGGAATGCGTTTGAGTGACCGACCAAGTGCACCTAAACCTTTTGATATTGGTGTCGCCATTGTTGGTATGTTAACGCTTTTAGAAGCAACAAGACGTGCATTGGGTCTTCCCTTAATGATTGTTGCGATGATCTTCCTAGGCTATACCTTTTTAGGGCCTTATGCGCCTGAGCTTATCGCTTGGAAAGGCTCATCATTTGGTGGCGTAATGGATCACCAATGGTTATTTTCTGAAGGTGTTTTTGGTATTGCATTAGGTGTTTCAACCGATCTGGTATTCTTATTTGTATTATTTGGTGCACTATTAGACCGAGCGGGTGCAGGGAATTACTTTATTAAGGTTGCTTTCTCTTTGATGGGACATCTACGTGGTGGACCAGCAAAAGCAGCCGTTGTTGCATCGGGTATGACTGGGCTTATTTCTGGCTCTTCTATTGCCAATGTAGTGACAACGGGTACTTTTACAATTCCAATGATGAAACGTGTTGGATTCTCTGCCGAAAAAGCAGGGGCAGTTGAAGTTGCTTCATCAGTAAATGGCCAAATTATGCCGCCAGTAATGGGAGCAGCTGCTTTCTTAATGGTGGAATACGTTAATATTCCTTACTTTGATGTTGTAAAACATGCCTTCTTACCTGCGATTATTTCGTATATTGCATTAGTTTACATTGTTCATTTAGAAGCTGTGAAACTGAACATGCAAGGTCTGACTCGAGAAGATACCGGTAAAACAGCGAAAGACGTATTGATTTCATGGGCAATGACACTATTACCTATCATTGCACTTGCTGGTGGTGCTTTTTACCTTTCAGAGCTTTATGAAGCCTTAGCAACACCTGCTGCAAGAGTAAGCAGTGTGTTAGCCGTGATAGCAATTCAGTACTTTGTATTTAAAAAGCTGAAAGCTAACACAAGCAAAGATAAGCTTGCTAAAACCATTTCTACTGGTGCAATTGTACTAGGTAATATGGTGATTGGCGCCTTCGGATTATTCTTTTTAATTAGCATTTTAAAATCTTTTATCGCGCCTGATTTTATGTTTTGGACGATAGCTGCACTGGTCCTTGTTACCTATGTTGTACTAGCTAAAATCAGCTCTGCTTACCCTGATTTAATAATGGATGATCCAAATTCACCAGTGTTAAGTCTTCCTGAAGTTGGACCAACGGTTAAATCTGGTTTGCACTTCTTATTACCTGTTGTTGTGTTGATCTGGTGTTTAATGATTGAACGTAAATCGCCAGGGCTTTCAGCATTTTATGCAACAGCGTTGATGTTATTTATTCTGTTAACACAACGTCATCTGTTTGCATTTTTCCGCAAAAAATCAACATCAGGTATGGTTAAACAGGGGTTTAATGAGTTAGTCGATGGTTTAATTACTGGTGCTAAAAACATGATTGGTATTGCGATCGCAACAGCTGCCGCAGGTATTATAGTAGGTGCTGTATCGCAAACAGGTATTGGTCTAAAGCTAGCTGCTCTCGTTGAGTTTCTATCGATGGGGCATATTATGCTGATGCTATTATGGACTGGTATTCTTAGTCTAATTTTAGGCATGGGCTTACCAACCACCGCTAATTATATTGTTGTATCTTCTTTACTCGCGCCTGTTATTGTTAGTTTAGCGCAGCAGAATGGCTTGATTGTACCGCTTATCGCAGTCCATATGTTTGTATTCTATTTTGGTATTATGGCCGATGTAACACCTCCTGTTGGCTTAGCTTCCTTTGCCGCCGCCGCGGTATCCGGAGGTGACCCTATTAAGACGGGCTTTATTGCCTTCTTCTATTCCCTACGAACCGCCTTATTGCCTTTCTTGTTCATCTTTAATACAGACTTGTTATTAATGGATGTGACCTTTATGGAGGGGATCGCAGTATTTATTATCGCCACCATGGCAATGTTGATATTTACAGCCGGAACCCAAGGTTACTTTGTGGCTAAATCAAGACTATGGGAGTCTTTTGCGTTATTAATTATTGCATTCACTCTATTCCGTCCTGGATTCTGGTTAGATTACGTTATTCCACCTTATGATGAGCGACCTGGTACTGAGCTAGTGAACGTTATGTCAGAAGTAGAGCCAGGAACAGAGCTTCGTATTCTGGTTAATGGCCAAAATGATGTTGGTGACCCAGTTACATTAACTATGTTAATGGAAGTGGGCGAAGGCACAACAGGTGAAGAACGCGTAGAAAACTATGGATTAGAACTGCTTCCACAGAGTGATGGTTCAATCATGGTTGATGGTATTGGCTTTGATAGTACGGCTGAGAAAGTTGGTTTTGATTTCGACCAAATTATTGTAGATGTTGGTGTACCTGTAGTACGACCTGCTAAACAATGGTTCTTTATACCTGCACTATTATTGCTTGCTCTGATTATTCGACTACAACGTCGACGTCGTGACAAGGATGGTCCTGCATTAGGCAATACCGATAAAGGCACTAGCCAAACCGTTAGCGCATAA
- a CDS encoding aspartate aminotransferase family protein: MTHLLHRHCHAELPTVSSGDGVYLFDTEGKKYLDGCGGAAVSNLGHSHATVKKTIIEQVEAIPFAHTGFFTNQPSEDLATLLTDLAPDNLDHVYFVSGGSEAVESALKMARQYFVEIGKPNKTQFIARRQSYHGNTLGALAVGGNEWRKENFRPLLAEVEHVSPCYAYRDQRENETELAYSHRVADELESKILTMGAENVMAFVAEPVVGVTAGALPATTGYFKRIREICDKYDVLLILDEVMCGIGRTGNFYAFEQDEIVPDLVTIAKGLGAGYQPIGAVVVSNEIYDAMANDSV; the protein is encoded by the coding sequence ATGACTCATCTATTGCACCGTCACTGCCATGCTGAACTTCCTACTGTCTCTTCAGGTGATGGTGTCTATTTATTTGATACCGAAGGTAAAAAATATTTGGATGGTTGTGGTGGAGCTGCAGTGTCTAATTTAGGACATAGTCATGCGACGGTTAAAAAAACTATTATTGAGCAAGTTGAAGCTATTCCTTTCGCTCATACTGGTTTTTTTACTAATCAGCCAAGTGAAGACCTGGCAACGTTACTAACAGACTTAGCGCCTGATAATCTTGATCATGTTTATTTTGTGAGTGGTGGTTCTGAAGCGGTGGAATCTGCTTTGAAGATGGCCCGTCAGTATTTTGTTGAAATAGGTAAACCTAATAAAACACAATTCATTGCGAGACGTCAAAGCTATCACGGTAATACGCTAGGTGCGCTTGCAGTCGGTGGTAATGAATGGCGAAAAGAAAACTTTAGGCCTTTATTGGCAGAAGTTGAGCATGTCTCTCCTTGTTATGCCTATCGCGACCAACGAGAAAATGAAACTGAGTTAGCTTACTCCCATCGTGTTGCTGATGAACTAGAAAGTAAAATATTAACAATGGGTGCTGAAAATGTGATGGCATTTGTTGCTGAACCAGTTGTTGGCGTAACGGCTGGCGCACTACCTGCTACGACTGGCTATTTTAAACGTATTCGTGAGATCTGTGATAAATATGATGTCTTGTTAATTCTTGATGAAGTGATGTGTGGCATTGGCCGTACGGGTAATTTTTACGCCTTCGAACAAGATGAAATTGTGCCAGACCTAGTGACGATTGCCAAAGGGCTTGGCGCAGGTTACCAACCAATTGGTGCTGTTGTTGTGAGTAATGAAATTTACGATGCGATGGCTAATGACAGTGTTTAA